The Drosophila teissieri strain GT53w chromosome X, Prin_Dtei_1.1, whole genome shotgun sequence genome has a segment encoding these proteins:
- the LOC122624789 gene encoding uncharacterized protein LOC122624789: MSDALEEPPLYLTPQFFRRTLEHGLQQLDLQVIGVQLTNLTRGGENYCSNIYRAQIKYRNAENCVLETSLIVKSMPDEKQAILARLHIYNKETLFYMHIKPKLEALMWRAVQSPNAWTLAPKHYYSTTQPEQTIILEDLCAEGYQLKCRQLGLDFDHASLVLAKLAEYHALTMVMAEREPETIVDRYPFGLLHMDAIKSEPFKLLFGTQLLKLAALVGDCEGFGGITTKLYRYHEHFTERVLKAVYPLRGNHNVLNHGDLWVNNIFFKYDAKYTVQQVKIIDFQLCFYGSLGFDINYFLNTSLELEVLRDRRQELIDIYYRSLVECLKHLPWSKDLPSYEDIMEEIRKREAYGFFVAFGFFPLMSMIGVDSEDNSLKNFHDETFARQKVQLMFEGNTRTLESLKCILKRLDDLKLFD, translated from the exons ATGTCGGACGCACTGGAGGAGCCCCCACTGTACCTCACGCCGCAGTTCTTCAGGCGCACCCTGGAGCACGGACTGCAGCAGCTGGACCTGCAGGTCATCGGTGTCCAGTTGACCAATCTTACGCGTGGCGGGGAGAACTACTGCAGCAACATCTACCGCGCTCAGATTAAGTATCGCAATGCCGAGAACTGCGTCCTGGAGACATCCTTGATTGTCAAGTCCATGCCGGACGAGAAGCAGGCCATCCTAGCCCGCCTGCACATCTACAACAAGGAGACCCTTTTCTACATGCACATCAAGCCAAAGCTGGAGGCACTCATGTGGAGGGCGGTGCAGAGCCCCAATGCCTGGACCTTGGCTCCCAA GCACTACTACTCCACCACCCAGCCGGAGCAGACGATCATCCTGGAGGACCTGTGCGCCGAGGGCTACCAGTTGAAGTGCCGCCAGCTGGGCCTGGACTTCGACCACGCCTCTCTGGTGCTGGCCAAGCTGGCCGAATACCATGCCCTCACCATGGTGATGGCCGAACGGGAGCCGGAAACCATAGTGGACCGCTATCCCTTCGGTCTGCTCCACATGGATGCCATCAAGTCGGAGCCCTTCAAGCTGCTCTTCGGCACTCAGCTCCTGAAACTGGCCGCCCTGGTGGGTGACTGTGAGGGATTCGGTGGGATCACCACGAAACTCTACCGCTACCACGAGCACTTCACCGAGCGAGTCCTGAAGGCGGTGTACCCACTGCGCGGCAACCATAATGTCCTCAATCACGGCGATCTTTGGGTGAACAACATATTCTTCAAGTACGATGCGAAGTACACGGTGCAGCAGGTGAAAATT ATTGACTTCCAGCTGTGCTTCTACGGCAGCCTGGGCTTCGACATCAACTACTTCCTGAACACCAGCTTGGAACTGGAGGTGCTTCGTGACCGGCGGCAGGAGCTCATCGACATCTACTACCGGTCTCTGGTGGAGTGCCTGAAGCATTTGCCCTGGTCCAAGGACCTGCCCAGCTATGAGGACATCATGGAGGAGATCAGGAAGCGCGAGGCCTACGGTTTCTTTGTGGCATTCGGATTTTTCCCGCTGATGAGCATGATCGGCGTGGACTCCGAGGATAACTCACTGAAAAACTTCCACGACGAAACATTCGCCAGGCAGAAGGTGCAGCTCATGTTCGAAGGAAACACTCGCACGCTGGAGAGCCTGAAATGCATCCTAAAACGTCTGGATGATTTGAAACTGTTTGACTAG
- the LOC122623220 gene encoding transcription initiation factor TFIID subunit 8, whose protein sequence is MEKVEAVTVPNVDAYRRLLNKAVSQLLVDKGAGQASNQSLETLTQMMQALIGEIGNSAHNYCELSGRTMPTVGDVSLALINMGISIASLDPYMRKETHVPVPLPPQQTQQRPLSLLQAGSKSTHPHYVPSYFPAMPDPHAYIRTPTHKQPVTEYEAIREKAACQKRDIEKALTKFLCKTTDTNNLFPTEDNMFPLIACKPAFPPYAAALNPTDQVFDFEELEYHYLVANRTEDVPSKEDGEEGDSENEELDGDKSKEEKPELEIKPNSTTNKAILENPNIDNPYLRAATLPKRSKIGPTPGIMPSRSLATTAPTIPTPSTLEITKTNV, encoded by the exons ATGGAGAAGGTGGAGGCGGTAACAGTGCCCAATGTGGATGCGTATCGGCGGCTGCTGAACAAGGCGGTGTCCCAGCTGCTGGTGGACAAGGGCGCCGGCCAGGCGAGCAACCAGAGCCTGGAGACGCTCACGCAGATGATGCAGGCGC TGATCGGGGAGATCGGCAACTCGGCGCACAACTACTGTGAGCTGAGTGGTCGCACCATGCCCACCGTGGGCGATGTCAGTCTGGCTCTAATCAACATGGGCATCTCGATCGCCAGCCTGGATCCGTACATGCGCAAGGAGACGCACGTGCCCGTTCCACTGCCGCCACAGCAGACGCAGCAGCGCCCCCTAAGCCTGCTCCAGGCGGGCAGCAAGTCCACGCATCCCCACTATGTGCCCAGCTATTTTCCGGCCATGCCCGATCCGCACGCCTACATACGGACGCCCACGCACAAGCAGCCGGTTACGGAGTACGAGGCCATTAGGGAGAAGGCGGCCTGCCAGAAGCGGGACATCGAGAAGGCGCTCACAAAGTTCCTCTGCAAGACCACGGACACGAACAACCTCTTTCCCACCGAGGACAACATGTTTCCTT TAATTGCCTGCAAGCCCGCCTTTCCTCCCTATGCAGCCGCTTTGAATCCCACAGATCAGGTGTTTGACTTCGAGGAGCTGGAGTACCACTATCTGGTGGCCAATCGCACGGAAGATGTGCCCAGCAAAG AGGACGGCGAAGAGGGTGATAGCGAAAACGAGGAGCTGGATGGCGACAAGTCCAAGGAGGAGAAGCCCGAGCTGGAGATCAAGCCCAATTCCACCACAAACAAGGCCATTTTGGAAAACCCCAACATCGATAACCCCTATTTGCGGGCGGCTACACTGCCCAAGCGATCCAAAATTGGGCCCACGCCCGGAATCATGCCCAGCAGGAGTCTAGCAACCACAGCGCCTACGATACCAACGCCTTCAACTCTAGAGATAACCAAAACTAACGTTTAA
- the LOC122623219 gene encoding multivesicular body subunit 12A isoform X1, translated as MNKVGKHIQSGIGGAPNAALSTAALLGTPLEASNGAGSASTTNVFNSIMSFLPDNRPITSLHIVEDFERCPKNFSAINRTYDQDSDADLWRDYSLFGRQNTRYLCLSKSEGLPEYVVETLQVISDKTPPPKEFSQVSRTADSDQKAWRKRQVIYKLSKRGTVTQAVTDIILCSKLKAAPDGFKLAGDINGVLICYKTSAIPVRLSPPVPGVGVPAPATCEVEQALNRLNLQGQRNSRGPQLPQPPTEHHDYEEIQANYQINSPQRPAPPRPAGVGSGGGRGTYGGTGTLGTYTELEGVPFVMDVRLQRNQAVNDIPTLPEISTLLKSLDYDFQLERQILCTMKSSASKNPFFK; from the exons ATGAACAAGGTGGGCAAGCACATCCAAAGCGGCATCGGCGGAGCACCAAACGCGGCATTGTCCACGGCGGCCCTACTGGGTACTCCGCTGGAGGCGTCCAATGGAGCCGGGTCGGCCAGCACCACCAATGTGTTCAACTCCATCATGAGCTTCCTGCCGGACAATCGACCCATCACCTCGCTGCACATCGTCGAGGATTTCGAACG ctgTCCGAAGAACTTCAGTGCCATAAACCGCACCTACGACCAGGATTCGGATGCGGACCTATGGCGCGACTACAGCCTGTTTGGACGCCAGAACACACGCTACCTCTGCCTGTCCAAGTCCGAGGGCCTGCCGGAATACGTGGTGGAGACCCTACA AGTGATTTCGGATAAAACACCGCCGCCCAAGGAATTCTCTCAGGTCTCCCGCACTGCCGACAGTGATCAGAAGGCCTGGCGCAAGCGGCAGGTGATCTACAAGCTCTCCAAGCGCGGCACTGTGACCCAGGCGGTCACCGACATAATACTCTGCTCCAAGTTGAAGGCAGCGCCCGATGGCTTCAAGCTGGCCGGCGATATCAACGGAGTGCTCATCTGCTACAAAACGAGCGCGATCCCAGTGCGCCTCTCGCCACCAGTGCCAGGTGTGGGAGTGCCAGCTCCAGCCACCTGCGAGGTGGAGCAAGCCCTGAACCGCCTGAATCTCCAGGGTCAACGCAACTCACGTGGACCA CAGCTGCCACAACCACCGACTGAACACCATGACTATGAGGAGATCCAAGCCAATTATCAAATTAACTCGCCACAGCGACCGGCGCCACCTCGGCCAGCGGGAGTGGGTTCCGGAGGAGGACGCGGTACTTACGGCGGAACGGGCACCCTGGGCACCTACACCGAGCTGGAGGGAGTGCCTTTCGTCATGGACGTTAGGCTGCAGCGCAACCAAGCTGTGAATGAT ATACCTACACTGCCTGAAATCTCTACGCTGCTTAAGTCTCTGGACTATGACTTTCAGCTGGAACGTCAGATCTTGTGCACCATGAAGTCATCGGCATCTAAGAACCCGTTTTTTAAGtaa
- the LOC122623219 gene encoding multivesicular body subunit 12A isoform X2, with amino-acid sequence MNKVGKHIQSGIGGAPNAALSTAALLGTPLEASNGAGSASTTNVFNSIMSFLPDNRPITSLHIVEDFERCPKNFSAINRTYDQDSDADLWRDYSLFGRQNTRYLCLSKSEGLPEYVVETLQVISDKTPPPKEFSQVSRTADSDQKAWRKRQVIYKLSKRGTVTQAVTDIILCSKLKAAPDGFKLAGDINGVLICYKTSAIPVRLSPPVPGVGVPAPATCEVEQALNRLNLQGQRNSRGPLPQPPTEHHDYEEIQANYQINSPQRPAPPRPAGVGSGGGRGTYGGTGTLGTYTELEGVPFVMDVRLQRNQAVNDIPTLPEISTLLKSLDYDFQLERQILCTMKSSASKNPFFK; translated from the exons ATGAACAAGGTGGGCAAGCACATCCAAAGCGGCATCGGCGGAGCACCAAACGCGGCATTGTCCACGGCGGCCCTACTGGGTACTCCGCTGGAGGCGTCCAATGGAGCCGGGTCGGCCAGCACCACCAATGTGTTCAACTCCATCATGAGCTTCCTGCCGGACAATCGACCCATCACCTCGCTGCACATCGTCGAGGATTTCGAACG ctgTCCGAAGAACTTCAGTGCCATAAACCGCACCTACGACCAGGATTCGGATGCGGACCTATGGCGCGACTACAGCCTGTTTGGACGCCAGAACACACGCTACCTCTGCCTGTCCAAGTCCGAGGGCCTGCCGGAATACGTGGTGGAGACCCTACA AGTGATTTCGGATAAAACACCGCCGCCCAAGGAATTCTCTCAGGTCTCCCGCACTGCCGACAGTGATCAGAAGGCCTGGCGCAAGCGGCAGGTGATCTACAAGCTCTCCAAGCGCGGCACTGTGACCCAGGCGGTCACCGACATAATACTCTGCTCCAAGTTGAAGGCAGCGCCCGATGGCTTCAAGCTGGCCGGCGATATCAACGGAGTGCTCATCTGCTACAAAACGAGCGCGATCCCAGTGCGCCTCTCGCCACCAGTGCCAGGTGTGGGAGTGCCAGCTCCAGCCACCTGCGAGGTGGAGCAAGCCCTGAACCGCCTGAATCTCCAGGGTCAACGCAACTCACGTGGACCA CTGCCACAACCACCGACTGAACACCATGACTATGAGGAGATCCAAGCCAATTATCAAATTAACTCGCCACAGCGACCGGCGCCACCTCGGCCAGCGGGAGTGGGTTCCGGAGGAGGACGCGGTACTTACGGCGGAACGGGCACCCTGGGCACCTACACCGAGCTGGAGGGAGTGCCTTTCGTCATGGACGTTAGGCTGCAGCGCAACCAAGCTGTGAATGAT ATACCTACACTGCCTGAAATCTCTACGCTGCTTAAGTCTCTGGACTATGACTTTCAGCTGGAACGTCAGATCTTGTGCACCATGAAGTCATCGGCATCTAAGAACCCGTTTTTTAAGtaa
- the LOC122623548 gene encoding LOW QUALITY PROTEIN: rho GTPase-activating protein 22 (The sequence of the model RefSeq protein was modified relative to this genomic sequence to represent the inferred CDS: inserted 2 bases in 2 codons) has protein sequence MQTTTSQRPVTPGTPDSAHIVIGAAGFVAHERRQPGKTLMNCFRDRSTTSSSSSQAQHAYMRGHSVTTSTLFRLEGSGGSNCTLDKAGKHDSGRPEAVVLLRELKTRPNKLALLKSSSTKDLTRLFLDDSTNTAVLVSNTSLDVCSSNSSSGGSPAVGRSKSGRDRRSGMECCSSCSKRWHDLKQRMHTLEQDLLVQTTYSQELEQKVAEMSRQLSELLQERDRERDKDKPRFAGPSGVAAPGKRSANGSPNVRPSRLVAWMNLSNWFKSRPSVETLREQRIFFDEPCFDTDLEMVLKHDQHRTVPRIVVDCCDLIEQKYRRSTQPIEGIYRQCGDYNKIQTLRFSIDANDYDSLRQPDVDIHTLTGVLKLFLREIKSPLVSVNEAKTFIGQPNQWLLTDLSVKLDSLKRLIRSLPESNRDTMDYIFGHFNRITKVPLQQISAETLSISVTPSIFHTVPQGVHMQDIQQLLREGETLADCVKLMIEYQGRIFDRLCLIQTAHLLCRCFDRFANHSKSXNLNPNLNPLYLQHLSPFPXDSDPNPDHVAYRCTADRRRLSMRNLKKTLSQPDLLFHNLF, from the exons ATGCAGACGACGACAAGTCAGCGCCCAGTAACGCCTGGAACTCCAGACTCGGCGCATATTGTAATCGGCGCCGCGGGATTTGTGGCACACGAGAGACGCCAGCCCGGAAAGACCCTGATGAATTGCTTTCGCGATCGCTCCAcgacgtcgtcgtcatcgtcgcaGGCCCAACACGCCTATATGCGCGGCCACAGCGTCACAACGAGCACTCTGTTCCGCCTGGAGGGCAGTGGTGGCTCCAATTGCACCTTGGACAAGGCGGGAAAACATGATTCCGGGCGGCCCGAGGCGGTCGTCCTCCTCAGAGAGCTGAAAACCAGACCCAACAAGCTGGCGCTGCtcaagagcagcagcaccaaggATCTGACCCGCCTGTTCCTGGACGATTCAACCAACACAGCTGTGCTGGTGTCCAACACCAGTCTCGATGTCTGCTCCTCGAACTCCAGCTCTGGCGGCAGTCCGGCGGTGGGCAGGTCCAAGTCAGGCAGGGATCGCCGCAGTGGAATGgagtgctgcagcagctgctccaagCGCTGGCACGATCTCAAGCAGCGTATGCACACTCTGGAGCAGGATCTGCTCGTCCAGACCACATACagccaggagctggagcagaagGTGGCCGAAATGAGTCGCCAATTGTCGGAGCTGCTTCAGGAACGCGACAGGGAAAGGGACAAGGATAAACCGCGCTTCGCAGGACCAAGCGGTGTTGCAGCGCCTGGCAAGCGATCTGCTAATGGCAGTCCCAATGTCCGACCCTCGCGCCTGGTGGCCTGGATGAACCTGTCCAACTGGTTCAAGAGCAGACCCAGCGTGGAGACGCTGCGGGAACAGCGCATCTTCTTCGACGAGCCCTGCTTCGATACGGACCTGGAGATGGTTCTTAAGCACGACCAGCACCGCACAGTGCCGCGCATCGTTGTGGATTGCTGCGATCTTATCGAGCAAAAGTACCGCAGATCCACGCAGCCCATTGAGGGGATCTATCGGCAGTGCGgcgattacaataaaatccAAACGCTGCGCTTCAGCATCGACGCCAATGACTATGATTCACTGCGTCAGCCGGACGTCGATATACACACGTTGACCGGTGTGCTGAAGCTCTTCCTGCGCGAAATCAAGAGTCCGCTGGTCAGTGTCAACGAGGCCAAGACCTTCATTGGACAGCCCAATCAGTGGT TGTTAACCGATCTTTCTGTGAAGTTGGACTCCCTGAAAAGACTGATACGCTCGCTGCCGGAGAGCAACCGGGACACCATGGATTACATCTTCGGGCACTTCAATAG AATCACCAAGGTGCCGCTGCAGCAGATCAGCGCGGAGACGCTGTCCATATCGGTGACGCCCTCGATTTTCCACACGGTGCCGCAGGGCGTCCACATGCAGGACATCCAGCAACTTCTGCGCGAGGGCGAAACACTGGCCGACTGCGTGAAGCTGATGATTGAGTACCAGGGGCGCATATTCGA CCGCTTATGCCTCATCCAAACCGCTCACCTACTGTGCCGTTGTTTCGATCGCTTTGCTAACCACTCGAAAT TGAACCTGAACCCGAACCTGAACCCACTGTACCTGCAACACCTATCCCCATTCC ACGATTccgatcccaatcccgatcACGTCGCCTACAGATGCACCGCCGATCGCCGCCGCCTGAGCATGCGCAACCTGAAGAAGACTCTGTCGCAGCCGGACCTGCTCTTCCACAATCTATTCTGA
- the LOC122624813 gene encoding 3-hydroxyacyl-CoA dehydrogenase type-2 has product MIKNVVSLVTGGASGLGRATAERLAKQGASVILADLPSSKGNEVAKELGDKVVFVPVDVTSEKDVSAALQTAKDKFGRLDLTVNCAGTATAVKTYNFNKNVAHRLEDFQRVININTVGTFNVIRLSAGLMGANEPNQDGQRGVIVNTASVAAFDGQIGQAAYAASKAAVVGMTLPIARDLSTQGIRICTIAPGLFNTPMLAALPEKVRTFLAKSIPFPQRLGEPSEYAHLVQAIYENPLLNGEVIRIDGALRMMP; this is encoded by the exons ATGATCAAG AACGTCGTTTCCTTGGTGACCGGAGGAGCCTCTGGACTGGGTCGCGCCACCGCCGAGCGCCTGGCCAAGCAGGGCGCCAGCGTGATCCTGGCCGATCTGCCCTCCTCCAAGGGCAACGAGGTGGCCAAGGAGCTGGGCGACAAGGTGGTCTTCGTGCCCGTGGACGTGACCTCCGAGAAGGATGTGAGTGCCGCCCTCCAGACGGCCAAGGATAAGTTCGGTCGACTGGATCTGACGGTGAACTGTGCGGGCACGGCCACCGCGGTGAAGACGTACAACTTCAACAAGAACGTGGCCCACCGGCTGGAGGACTTCCAGCGGGTGATCAACATCAACACGGTGGGCACGTTCAATGTGATCCGTCTGTCCGCCGGACTGATGGGCGCCAACGAGCCCAACCAGGATGGACAGCGCGGCGTGATCGTGAACACCGCCTCGGTGGCTGCCTTCGATGGCCAGATCGGCCAGGCAGCCTACGCCGCCTCCAAGGCAGCCGTGGTGGGCATGACACTGCCCATTGCCCGCGACCTGAGCACCCAGGGCATCCGTATCTGCACGATTGCACCGGGTTTGTTCAACACGCCCATGCTGGCCGCTCTGCCTGAGAAGGTGCGCACCTTCCTGGCCAAGTCGATCCCGTTCCCGCAGCGCCTGGGCGAGCCCAGTGAGTACGCCCACTTGGTGCAGGCCATCTACGAGAATCCCTTGCTCAACGGCGAGGTAATCCGCATCGATGGCGCCCTGCGCATGATGCCCTAA
- the LOC122624812 gene encoding transcriptional protein SWT1, which translates to MSVGGRNMHTGKSSNLRLLDDDERDKLISTTRLSNAVPGTGKQPAQERLKRLQTQLKRVQDKKPISNNERERETIKRSTRSSSTSQISTRSSSTSQTSTPKSAPVRRSSVYASTPHRPLTERLKVQTKVVKSASPRNAWEKPKALVDASNRLKAGPSQSANQRLTQLRTLLQQKRQNEERNNNDVAKINEEVIGKEAKNCNITNSSAFNGSSSSDIEPEPMEWEESIEDEPPKKDQDEDEEEEEDDILVMRQAADGEELPTRLVDHMYFVLDTNVLMHNIKFVESLTEVVLPGTVGSMLYIPYIVIKELDKLKGQYQSDDPKRLIAVRAIRYLNTKFDESLEIQGQSAVEEAEHLIKVDCPDDSIVNCCLQLQEQVPSMMLLTNDENLRLKANASDIQVSCRSDLMSTYAAEFAALGD; encoded by the exons ATGTCGGTCGGTGGCAGAAACATGCACACGGGAAAGTCATCAAATCTGCGCCTTTTGGACGACGACGAGCGGGATAAGCTGATCAGCACAACACGGTTGTCAAATG CTGTTCCAGGAACGGGTAAGCAGCCTGCCCAGGAGCGCCTGAAGCGGCTGCAGACCCAATTGAAGCGGGTGCAGGACAAGAAGCCCATCAGCAACAATGAGAGGGAGCGGGAGACCATCAAACGGAGCACTCGCAGCTCCTCCACCTCTCAGATTAGCACTCGCAGCTCCTCCACCTCTCAGACTAGCACTCCCAAATCGGCGCCCGTTCGTCGCTCAAGTGTGTACGCATCCACGCCCCATAGACCCCTGACGGAGCGCCTGAAGGTACAGACCAAGGTGGTCAAGAGTGCGTCACCCAGGAACGCCtgggaaaagccaaaagctcTGGTGGATGCCAGCAATCGCCTGAAGGCGGGACCTTCCCAAAGTG CCAACCAGCGTCTCACGCAGTTGAGGACTTTGCTGCAGCAGAAGCGGCAGAATGAGGAGCGCAACAACAATGATGTGGCCAAGATCAACGAAGAGGTCATCGGAAAAGAAGCAAAGAACTGCAACATCACaaattcaagtgcatttaatGGCTCATCGTCCAGCGACATAGAGCCCGAGCCCATGGAATGGGAGGAGTCCATTGAAGATGAGCCCCCAAAGAAGGAtcaggatgaggatgaggaagaggaagaggacgACATTCTGGTGATGCGGCAGGCAGCCGATGGCGAGGAGTTGCCCACTCGGCTTGTGGATCACATGTATTTCGTGCTGGACACCAACGTTCTGATGCACAACATCAAGTTCGTGGAGAGCCTGACCGAGGTGGTGCTGCCGGGTACGGTGGGAAGCATGTTGTACATTCCCTACATCGTCATCAAAGAGCTGGACAAGCTGAAGGGTCAGTACCAATCGGACGATCCAAAGCGCCTGATTGCCGTGCGAGCAATACGCTATTTGAACACCAAGTTCGATGAGAGCTTGGAAATACAAG GACAATCCGCcgtggaggaggcggagcaCCTAATTAAAGTCGACTGCCCGGACGACAGCATTGTAAATTGCtgcctgcagctgcaggagcaggtTCCCAGCATGATGCTACTCACCAACGACGAGAACCTCCGCCTCAAGGCCAACGCCTCGGACATCCAGGTGTCCTGTCGCTCCGATCTAATGTCCACCTATGCGGCTGAGTTTGCTGCCCTCGGCGATTAG
- the LOC122624811 gene encoding transcriptional adapter 3-B, with protein sequence MSANLKNIKLAHFGGSLGSGGFGISASSGGAGKLPTNGTGGGKSAPASSFTESEVLATPGGVVIPIIRTRDVPKLLPTIAAALQRPSDDHLAAEDLDAVQLELEQMLSNVALRTRVLKAEYDSLDKDEKRQDRRKIDRVPGSPPCPASMLNGLLGIGSNSSTSLGSPLGGGGASSSSQSKRKRDEPTGVRKKHSSMTILKQQGVSGGSTKHQAKNSPLTVHTDDSMDYLPTLAAANASGSVLPHHQPLPQLPKVAVPKNDTPNKFWLSVEPYCMPLTNEDLRLIDDLLEQYWGPLVPPVPTLGPHYSTVWAQEDMKALQPGGARIKSHNSSGMLKKAEGMVEESITGPLTQRLVSALMEESLMTLPSEQAAVGEHSNSTTSSSNENTHSHSSSSANAAAAAASGNFRSLAMMKHGVGIEQRLKKTLIENGLIDASEFAAHEDVDEVLLEIKRVTTEISSISQFNSEELKRLRAVASEEIKRIAIKRKLDTVDQEILECYKRMLQYRAKRKGHTIEEKQEILRLTNEQRLLADQLERMQMHLPCISGAGSSLLEPKM encoded by the coding sequence ATGAGTGCGAACCTGAAGAACATCAAGCTGGCCCACTTCGGGGGCTCGCTCGGTTCCGGTGGCTTTGGCATCTCTGCGTCatctggaggagctggaaaaCTGCCCACAAATGGCACGGGTGGCGGCAAATCCGCTCCAGCGAGCTCATTCACAGAGTCCGAGGTGCTGGCCACACCCGGAGGCGTCGTTATACCCATAATTCGCACTCGAGACGTGCCCAAACTGTTGCCCACCATTGCCGCGGCACTACAGCGTCCGTCGGATGATCATTTGGCGGCCGAGGATCTGGATGCAGTGCAACTGGAGCTGGAACAAATGCTCTCCAATGTGGCGTTGCGCACGCGCGTCCTTAAAGCGGAGTATGATAGCCTGGACAAGGATGAGAAGCGCCAGGATCGAAGAAAAATCGACCGTGTGCCCGGATCGCCACCTTGTCCGGCAAGCATGCTCAATGGCCTGCTGGGCATCGGCAGCAACTCCTCGACGAGTCTGGGCAGCCCGCTGGGCGGCGGaggcgcctcctcctccagtcAGTCCAAGCGCAAGCGGGATGAGCCAACCGGCGTGCGCAAGAAGCACTCCTCGATGACCATTCTCAAGCAACAGGGCGTTTCCGGCGGTTCCACGAAGCATCAGGCCAAAAACAGCCCCTTGACCGTGCATACCGACGACAGCATGGACTATCTGCCCACACTGGCGGCAGCCAATGCCTCTGGATCCGTGCTGCCGCACCACCAGCCGTTGCCGCAGCTACCCAAGGTGGCGGTGCCCAAGAACGATACGCCCAACAAGTTCTGGCTATCCGTAGAGCCCTACTGCATGCCGCTAACCAACGAGGATCTGCGTTTAATCGATGACCTGCTGGAGCAGTATTGGGGTCCACTGGTGCCGCCAGTGCCCACTCTGGGTCCCCATTATTCCACAGTTTGGGCCCAGGAGGATATGAAGGCGCTGCAGCCGGGCGGAGCACGAATCAAGTCGCACAATTCCAGCGGAATGCTTAAAAAAGCCGAAGGAATGGTGGAGGAGAGCATCACTGGTCCACTCACCCAGCGATTGGTGTCCGCCTTGATGGAGGAATCACTGATGACGCTGCCCAGCGAACAAGCCGCAGTGGGCGagcacagcaacagcaccacaagcagcagcaacgagaACACCCACTCGCACTCCTCATCCTCGGCAAATGCTGCCGCGGCAGCCGCGTCCGGTAACTTCCGATCCCTTGCCATGATGAAACATGGCGTGGGCATCGAACAGCGTCTGAAGAAGACCCTCATCGAGAACGGACTGATCGATGCCAGTGAATTTGCGGCCCACGAGGACGTGGACGAGGTGCTGCTCGAGATCAAGCGTGTCACGACCGAGATCAGCTCCATTTCGCAGTTCAACAGCGAGGAATTGAAGCGACTGCGTGCCGTCGCCAGCGAGGAAATCAAGCGAATTGCCATCAAACGAAAATTGGACACGGTGGACCAGGAGATACTGGAGTGCTACAAGCGAATGTTGCAGTATCGCGCCAAACGCAAGGGTCACACCATCGAGGAAAAGCAGGAGATACTGCGGCTGACCAACGAGCAGCGCCTGCTGGCGGATCAGCTGGAGCGGATGCAGATGCATCTACCCTGCATCAGCGGCGCCGGCAGCTCCCTGCTCGAGCCAAAGATGTAG